The following coding sequences are from one Clostridioides difficile ATCC 9689 = DSM 1296 window:
- a CDS encoding diguanylate cyclase domain-containing protein encodes MCKKEQATKNEVISEDILKSMSIGVSKHFLDDSFTIIWGNTSFYQLLGYTEEEFLVKFSSLKDYYEQNLYHFESMKNHFLEAYHHGEKSIEYQICISANNGDPVWVIMTGILIESQDNEKSMVYILYSKINELKIKQEELSDMEKESTENFKWMMSEYAGNVYISDMDTYELLYLNKHSCNTLQASANELIGRKCYEVIQGRTSPCPFCTNSYLKKDDIYEWEFYNKKLKRTFIIKDRMLNWQGRRVRIELSYDMYSAEYKLAKKDQERESILKTIPAGMVRLDARDYLTILWCNDIFLNMIEYTKEQFAEELNNQCGYLFSEDYKRSKKLAQDLKESGDNVVFEAKIYTRSREERIWTVTLCYISGEDSWDGIPSFYSIGIDITKERKQIEKLQHISEKDALTGIYNRAETERQIKKYFEKNLNVMGALFMIDTDNFKQINDTEGHMIGDIVLTEMASGMKKIMRDSDVVGRIGGDEFTIFMKNISSVKDAEKKAEELLYMFRHLFQKEKSFLKVTCSIGIAIYPKDGTTFKEIYARADKALYQAKNMGKNNYVIYNQDYFKELEEFDCSSLGTVIDSEKQYAEYPDNLTRYIFRMLYQTDDIDQAINMILEVVGKQFDVSRVYIFENTEDGRYTSNTYEWCNEGISSQMAYLQNSNYQDYEDYEKLFEDELVFYCRDIHTLSPKLEELFSSQGIHSTLQCAYKEDRVFSGFVGFDECTGLRLWSQEEISTLSLISQIISMFLQRKKNNKLNQQIQQYQNILDNIDQCICVINKENNFLLYVNKKFKNTYSKFQIGQPYYLDSIDIHKISIIWNKKEAYLCTSTI; translated from the coding sequence ATGTGTAAAAAAGAACAAGCAACAAAGAATGAAGTTATATCAGAGGATATTCTAAAATCTATGAGTATTGGGGTCAGTAAACATTTTTTAGATGATTCATTTACAATAATATGGGGAAATACATCATTCTATCAATTATTAGGATATACAGAAGAAGAATTTTTAGTTAAATTTTCTAGTTTAAAAGATTATTATGAACAGAATCTTTATCATTTTGAATCTATGAAAAATCATTTTTTAGAGGCTTATCATCATGGCGAAAAGAGTATAGAATATCAAATTTGCATTTCAGCAAATAATGGAGACCCTGTTTGGGTAATAATGACTGGTATATTAATTGAATCACAAGATAATGAGAAATCAATGGTCTATATATTGTATTCAAAAATTAATGAGTTAAAAATAAAGCAAGAAGAACTATCTGATATGGAAAAAGAGAGTACAGAGAATTTTAAATGGATGATGTCAGAGTATGCTGGGAATGTTTATATTAGCGATATGGATACATATGAATTACTATACTTAAATAAGCACTCATGCAATACTTTACAGGCATCAGCAAATGAACTTATTGGAAGAAAATGTTATGAGGTAATTCAAGGTAGAACTTCGCCATGTCCGTTTTGTACAAATTCGTATTTAAAAAAAGATGACATATATGAATGGGAATTTTATAATAAAAAACTGAAACGAACATTTATAATTAAAGACCGTATGTTGAATTGGCAAGGGCGAAGAGTTCGTATTGAATTATCTTATGATATGTATAGTGCTGAATATAAATTAGCAAAAAAAGATCAGGAAAGAGAATCAATTTTGAAAACTATTCCAGCAGGAATGGTTAGATTAGATGCAAGAGATTATCTTACTATACTTTGGTGTAATGATATATTTTTGAATATGATTGAATATACAAAGGAACAGTTTGCAGAGGAACTTAATAATCAATGTGGATATTTATTTTCTGAAGATTATAAACGTAGTAAGAAACTGGCACAAGATTTGAAGGAGTCTGGGGATAATGTTGTATTTGAAGCAAAAATATATACACGTTCAAGGGAAGAACGTATATGGACTGTTACATTGTGTTATATCAGTGGGGAAGACAGTTGGGATGGAATACCATCTTTTTATAGTATAGGTATTGACATAACAAAGGAAAGAAAACAGATTGAGAAATTACAGCATATATCAGAGAAAGATGCATTAACAGGAATTTATAATCGTGCTGAGACTGAAAGGCAGATTAAGAAATATTTTGAAAAAAATTTAAATGTTATGGGTGCACTGTTTATGATTGATACAGATAATTTTAAACAGATTAATGATACAGAAGGGCATATGATTGGAGATATAGTACTTACTGAGATGGCATCAGGTATGAAAAAAATAATGCGTGACAGTGATGTTGTTGGAAGAATAGGTGGAGATGAGTTTACAATTTTTATGAAGAATATTTCCTCAGTTAAAGATGCAGAAAAGAAAGCAGAAGAACTATTGTATATGTTCCGTCATCTATTTCAGAAAGAAAAAAGTTTTCTAAAAGTAACTTGTAGCATAGGAATAGCTATATATCCAAAGGATGGTACTACATTCAAGGAAATATATGCAAGAGCTGATAAAGCCCTGTATCAAGCAAAAAATATGGGAAAAAATAATTATGTAATCTACAACCAAGATTATTTTAAAGAATTAGAAGAATTTGATTGTTCTTCTCTTGGTACAGTTATTGATTCAGAAAAACAATACGCTGAATATCCTGATAATCTTACACGTTATATATTCCGTATGCTTTATCAGACTGATGATATAGACCAGGCGATTAATATGATACTTGAGGTTGTTGGGAAACAGTTTGATGTAAGTCGTGTTTATATTTTTGAAAATACAGAAGATGGTAGATATACTTCTAATACTTATGAATGGTGTAATGAAGGAATCTCTTCTCAAATGGCTTATTTGCAAAACAGCAATTATCAAGACTATGAGGATTATGAAAAGCTTTTTGAGGATGAATTAGTTTTTTATTGTCGAGATATCCATACATTAAGTCCTAAACTAGAAGAATTGTTTTCTAGTCAAGGTATCCACTCTACACTTCAATGTGCATATAAAGAAGATAGAGTTTTCAGTGGATTTGTTGGATTTGATGAATGCACAGGACTACGTCTATGGTCACAAGAGGAAATAAGTACATTATCATTGATTTCTCAAATTATATCAATGTTTTTACAACGTAAAAAAAATAATAAACTTAATCAACAGATTCAACAATACCAGAATATTTTAGATAATATTGACCAGTGTATTTGTGTGATTAATAAAGAAAATAATTTTTTATTATATGTAAATAAAAAATTTAAAAATACATATTCTAAATTCCAAATTGGACAACCTTATTATCTTGATTCTATAGATATTCATAAGATATCCATTATATGGAATAAAAAAGAAGCATACCTATGTACTAGCACGATTTAA
- a CDS encoding ketohydroxyglutarate aldolase, with protein sequence MKKMNITKRMSECGALAIVREENLNRACEIAEGCIKGGITVIEMSYTLNNAGEIIQGLNKKYGETLCVGAGTVLDSETARHAILHGAQFIIAPNYNEGVAKICNRYQIPYAPGCTSLTEAVDALSLGATFIKAFPISDFYGPKLVKVFKTPIPDMPVLASGGINIENLHIWLENGVDVCGFGGLLTKGSVEDIAKNAKKIREIIKNIRKI encoded by the coding sequence ATGAAAAAGATGAATATAACCAAAAGAATGTCAGAATGTGGGGCTCTTGCAATTGTAAGAGAAGAAAATCTTAACCGTGCATGTGAAATTGCTGAAGGATGTATAAAAGGTGGTATAACAGTTATAGAAATGAGTTATACCCTAAATAATGCTGGAGAAATAATTCAAGGGCTTAATAAAAAGTATGGTGAAACACTTTGTGTGGGAGCAGGAACAGTTTTGGATAGTGAAACAGCTCGTCATGCTATATTACATGGAGCTCAATTTATTATTGCACCAAATTATAATGAAGGTGTAGCGAAGATTTGCAATAGATATCAGATTCCTTATGCTCCAGGATGTACATCATTGACTGAGGCAGTAGACGCACTAAGTTTAGGAGCAACTTTTATAAAAGCTTTCCCAATATCAGATTTCTATGGACCTAAACTAGTAAAGGTATTTAAGACACCAATACCTGATATGCCAGTTTTAGCAAGTGGAGGGATTAATATTGAAAACCTACATATATGGTTAGAAAATGGAGTTGATGTATGTGGATTTGGTGGTTTATTAACTAAAGGTTCTGTTGAAGATATTGCTAAAAATGCTAAAAAGATTCGTGAAATCATTAAAAATATAAGAAAAATTTAA
- the dapA gene encoding 4-hydroxy-tetrahydrodipicolinate synthase — MKYKGIICAMITPFDENQNINSQATCQLIDYLIEKGIYGLFILGTNGECHVLTDDEKVEFAKIVINHTNNRVPVFVGTGGNSTREVVDLSKRMEAIGASALSIITPYFVTPTQQELILHYKTIANSVNLPIIMYNMPGKTGINIEPESVRELSKIKNIVGIKDSSGKLDNMKAYIEATKNENFSVFSGSDSLILDSLKAGSQGAVAATTNFLTEIGISIYENFMKGDLEEAQKAQSSIEELRRILKLGTIPSVMKKTIVLNGINVGTARLPVTEPTGEVLEEIKRVVENYRTILNKSSENR, encoded by the coding sequence ATGAAATATAAAGGGATTATATGTGCAATGATAACACCATTTGATGAAAATCAAAATATTAATTCACAAGCAACATGTCAATTAATTGATTATTTGATTGAAAAGGGAATTTATGGATTATTTATTTTGGGCACTAATGGTGAATGTCATGTATTAACAGATGATGAAAAAGTTGAATTTGCAAAGATTGTTATTAATCATACAAATAATCGTGTACCTGTTTTTGTTGGAACAGGGGGTAATTCAACTCGTGAAGTTGTAGATTTATCTAAGAGAATGGAAGCGATTGGAGCAAGTGCATTATCTATTATTACACCATACTTTGTTACACCAACACAACAGGAATTAATCTTACATTACAAAACTATTGCTAATTCAGTTAATTTACCTATTATAATGTATAATATGCCAGGTAAGACTGGAATTAATATTGAACCAGAGTCAGTACGTGAATTATCAAAGATAAAGAATATTGTTGGAATTAAGGATAGTAGTGGTAAACTTGACAACATGAAAGCTTATATTGAAGCAACGAAGAATGAGAATTTTAGTGTGTTTTCAGGCTCAGATTCACTTATTCTGGATAGTCTAAAAGCTGGTAGTCAAGGAGCTGTTGCAGCAACAACAAACTTCCTCACAGAGATTGGTATCTCTATCTATGAAAACTTTATGAAAGGGGATTTGGAAGAAGCTCAAAAAGCTCAAAGTAGTATAGAAGAACTTCGACGTATACTGAAACTTGGAACAATTCCATCTGTTATGAAGAAAACTATTGTCTTGAATGGAATTAATGTTGGAACTGCACGACTTCCTGTAACTGAACCAACTGGGGAAGTACTTGAAGAAATTAAACGAGTAGTTGAAAATTATAGGACAATACTTAATAAAAGTAGTGAGAATAGATAA
- a CDS encoding SIS domain-containing protein, whose amino-acid sequence MENTLSEFLDNISNELSEFIASIDETSINKACELILEAEKNHGRVHVTGIGKPGHVSGYISSLLSSTGTSAYILHGTEAVHGSSGQVVEGDVVIAISNSGETQELKATLKTLKVNGAKIIGVSGNESSFLKNISDIFLFAGVKQEGDCLNKAPRASILAETIILQSLSVVLQYAKGLNTQQYLKWHPAGSLGKSIREGI is encoded by the coding sequence ATGGAAAATACATTATCTGAATTTTTAGATAATATATCTAATGAATTGTCAGAATTTATTGCCTCAATAGATGAGACATCTATAAATAAAGCATGCGAATTAATTCTTGAAGCTGAAAAAAATCACGGACGTGTACATGTGACTGGTATTGGCAAACCAGGACATGTATCGGGATATATTTCATCATTGCTTTCATCTACTGGAACGTCAGCATATATATTGCATGGTACAGAAGCAGTACATGGGTCAAGTGGTCAAGTAGTTGAAGGAGATGTTGTTATTGCAATATCAAATAGTGGTGAAACTCAAGAGTTAAAAGCAACTCTTAAGACTCTAAAAGTAAATGGAGCAAAGATAATTGGTGTAAGTGGTAATGAGAGTTCATTTTTAAAAAATATTTCTGATATATTCCTGTTTGCAGGTGTTAAGCAGGAAGGAGATTGTCTCAATAAAGCTCCTCGTGCTTCAATTTTAGCTGAAACAATAATATTACAATCATTAAGTGTTGTATTACAATATGCTAAAGGTCTTAATACACAGCAGTATTTGAAGTGGCATCCAGCAGGAAGTCTTGGAAAGTCTATTAGAGAGGGGATATAA